A single genomic interval of Helianthus annuus cultivar XRQ/B chromosome 13, HanXRQr2.0-SUNRISE, whole genome shotgun sequence harbors:
- the LOC110900883 gene encoding cell wall / vacuolar inhibitor of fructosidase 1, protein MADIQLIKNTCKGTPSSSLCLKILLADPKSQNADLTGLALIGVDAVNNKGLEILKQIVTLKKSRPELRPTLDNCAEVYHAVVNADVPSSRDALRGGMAKFAEDGMADSAVEAQVCERSFGEHGHASPMTGSNNAMHDAANVVRAIIRMLL, encoded by the coding sequence ATGGCAGATATACAACTCATAAAAAACACATGCAAGGGCACACCTTCCTCTAGTTTATGCCTCAAGATTCTATTAGCAGACCCCAAGAGCCAAAATGCTGATCTAACAGGGTTAGCACTCATCGGAGTTGATGCGGTCAACAACAAAGGTCTCGAAATCTTAAAGCAGATTGTTACTCTTAAAAAGTCTAGGCCAGAGTTGAGACCAACGTTGGATAACTGTGCGGAGGTGTATCATGCGGTGGTTAATGCGGATGTGCCGTCGTCTAGGGATGCGTTGAGAGGTGGCATGGCTAAGTTTGCCGAGGATGGAATGGCAGATAGCGCGGTGGAGGCGCAGGTGTGTGAGAGGAGTTTCGGTGAGCATGGTCACGCGTCTCCGATGACGGGCTCAAATAATGCTATGCATGATGCTGCTAATGTAGTTAGGGCCATTATTCGTATGTTGTTATAA